A single region of the Sus scrofa isolate TJ Tabasco breed Duroc chromosome 16, Sscrofa11.1, whole genome shotgun sequence genome encodes:
- the PAIP1 gene encoding polyadenylate-binding protein-interacting protein 1 isoform X3 — translation MAKPQVVVAPVLMSKLSVNAPEFYPSSYSSNYTESYEDGCEDYPTLSEYVQDFLNHLTEQPGSFETDIEQFAETLNGWVTTDDALQELVELIYQQATSIPNFSYMGSRLCNYLSHHLTISPQSGNFRQLLLQRCRTEYEVKDQAAKGDEVTRKRFHAFVLFLGELYLNLEIKGTNGQVTRADILQVGLRELLNALFSNPMDDNLICAVKLLKLTGSVLEDAWKEKGKTDMEEIIQRIENVVLDANCSRDVKQMLLKLVELRSSNWGRVHATSTYREATPENDPNYFMNEPTFYTSDGVPFTAADPDYQEKYQELLEREDFFPDYEENGTDLSGAGDPYLDDIDDEMDPEIEEAYEKFCLESERKRKQ, via the exons GAATCCTATGAGGATGGTTGTGAGGATTATCCCACTCTATCAGAATATGTTCAGGATTTTTTGAATCATCTTACAGAGCAGCCTGGCAGTTTTGAAACTGACATTGAACAGTTTGCAGAGACCCTAAATGGCTGGGTTACAACAGATGATGCTTTGCAAGAACTTGTGGAACTCATCTACCAACAG gcTACATCTATCCCAAATTTCTCTTACATGGGATCTCGTCTCTGTAATTACCTGTCCCATCATCTGACAATTAGTCCACAGAGTGGCAACTTCCGCCAATTGCTACTTCAAAG ATGTCGGACTGAATATGAAGTTAAAGATCAAGCTGCTAAAGGGGATGAAGTGACTCGAAAACGATTCCATGCATTTGTACTCTTTCTAGGAGAACTTTATCTTAACCTGGAG ATCAAAGGAACAAATGGACAGGTTACAAGAGCAGACATTCTTCAGGTTGGTCTTCGGGAGTTGCTGAATGCCCTTTTTTCTAATCCTATGGATGACAATTTAATTTGTGCGGTAAAATTACTGAAG TTGACAGGGTCAGTTTTAGAAGATGcgtggaaggaaaaaggaaaaactgatatGGAAGAGATTATTCAAAGAATTGAGAATGTTGTCCTAGATGCAAATTGTAGCAG AGATGTAAAACAAATGCTCTTGAAGCTTGTTGAACTCCGATCAAGTAACTGGGGTAGAGTTCATGCAACCTCAACATACAGGGAAGCGACACCTGAAAATGACCCTAATTATTTTATG AATGAACCAACATTCTATACGTCTGATGGTGTTCCTTTCACTGCAGCTGATCCAG attaccAAGAGAAATATCAAGAGTTACTTGAAAGAGAAGACTTTTTTCCAGAttatgaagaaaatggaacagaTTTATCAGGGGCTGGTGATCC ATACTTGGATGATATTGATGATGAGATGGACCCAGAGATAGAAGAAGCTTatgaaaagttttgtttggaATCAGAGCGTAAGCgaaaacagtaa